The Panicum hallii strain FIL2 chromosome 9, PHallii_v3.1, whole genome shotgun sequence genome has a window encoding:
- the LOC112873031 gene encoding uncharacterized protein LOC112873031 produces the protein MCPPSKNSFSTFTYVDSSKALRLKRVFCCFGNSVASTRFLLQDEFNIQTTQCDNCTIARLHVLSATELACICSLVACIIGNNALSDVAHVISCMSNLVYCLLWHCKFAIHLQTQHKVEMDKRDARHVEHHVWYVLKKILPSPPDLPLSPILRKISNGAP, from the exons ATGTGCCCACCTTCAAAAAATTCATTCTCCACATTCACATATGTCGATTCATCAAAGGCACTCAGGCTTAAGAGAG TGTTCTGCTGCTTCGGCAACTCGGTGGCGTCCACCCGGTTCCTGCTGCAGGACGAGTTCAACATCCAGACGACGCAGTGTGACAACTGCACCATCGCGC GCCTTCATGTTCTATCTGCAACAGAGCTCGCCTGCATCTGCTCCCTCGTCGCCTGCATCATCGGCAACAACGCGCTCTCAGACGTCGCGCACGTCATCTCCTGCATGTCTAACTTGGTCTATTG TCTTTTATGGCATTGCAAATTTGCAATTCATCTTCAGACGCAGCACAAGGTGGAGATGGACAAGAGGGACGCGCGGCACGTTGAACACCATGTCTG GTATGTTCTTAAAAAAATCCTCCCGTCGCCGCCAGATCTTCCACTGTCCCCAATCCTCCGCAAGATCAGCAACGGGGCCCCATGA
- the LOC112873032 gene encoding uncharacterized protein LOC112873032: MSAPVCQQHGEEGVMVPVTMSESHRRPASPEQPGNDNVLRDIFFLLPPLPSSLMRASAVFKPWLHLISDPAFVCRFRDQHGIPPLFGFFGDGPFVSTMDPPESQPHPGSALSEPKLQGNDYMTLGCRHGLVVVLSQGQKEVVAWNPITGSHCCVPFLLRATLASGGALLRADGNDGVKAMSIEILRTRSNGLGLAVLKVVNLQLWERMADSDNGSLIWVLMRTIELDKILSPEPMGWRVWTKILAFDEETNTMFVLWDGTAS, encoded by the exons ATGAGTGCGCCCGTGTGCCAACAACACGGCGAGGAAGGTGTGATGGTCCCCGTCACGATGAGCGAGTCacaccgccgccccgcctctccTGAGCAGCCGGGCAACGACAACGTCCTCCGCgacatcttcttcctccttccaccGCTGCCGTCATCCCTCATGCGTGCATCCGCCGTATTTAAGCCCTGGCTCCACCTCATCTCCGACCCTGCGTTCGTCTGCCGCTTCCGCGACCAGCATGGGATCCCACCGCTGTTCGGCTTCTTCGGCGACGGCCCCTTTGTTTCCACGATGGACCCGCCCGAGTCCCAACCGCATCCCGGCAGCGCACTCTCCGAGCCGAAGCTGCAGGGAAACGACTACATGACCCTCGGCTGCAGGCacggcctcgtcgtcgtcctcagCCAGGGTCAGAAAGAAGTGGTCGCATGGAACCCTATCACAGGGAGCCACTGCTGCGTGCCGTTCCTACTACGTGCCACACTTGCTAGCGGCGGGGCGTTGCTGCGCGCCGATGGCAATGATG GTGTGAAGGCCATGTCCATTGAAATCTTGCGGACCAGGAGCAATGGGCTTGGTCTTGCTGTTTTAAAGGTAGTAAACCTCCAGTTATGGGAGAGGATGGCGGATTCAGATAATGGTTCGCTGATATGGGTGCTGATGAGAACCATTGAACTGGACAAGATCCTTTCACCAGAACCAATGGGCTGGAGAGTGTGGACCAAGATACTAGCGTTTGATGAGGAAACTAATACCATGTTTGTGTTATGGGATGGCACTGCTTCATGA